A genomic window from Halobaculum sp. MBLA0147 includes:
- a CDS encoding septum formation initiator family protein, translating to MSPDTDQLVADRLAQLEATVEALRAENDQLHDRIETLETEVADLRDERDHLTERVDTLQRETAKLRGRIDDCTDLEARITTLETRPHIEWDTKDFDDAVVTRPDGPDYPIGRAFATRPQHDEIERDIDAILDRLDDGEVTTRQQDTRLNVAPETPLEELCACPDTIQQQATEKVDIYRAVTFAEELYNRSSQTPYDNKRMVRASDLSRWLATHTDCKTNAAGDRAHGQTITRVIQALDEFGKDGIDVERDGGRGAERRVMIDAELADRCQQYGSATMEATIVNELNAVDAEHHEPVSG from the coding sequence ATGTCACCCGACACCGACCAGCTTGTAGCGGACCGACTCGCACAGCTCGAAGCAACCGTCGAGGCACTGCGCGCCGAGAACGACCAGCTACACGACCGGATCGAGACGCTCGAGACGGAGGTCGCGGACCTCCGCGACGAGCGTGATCACCTCACCGAGCGTGTGGACACACTTCAGCGAGAGACAGCAAAGCTCCGCGGCCGCATCGACGACTGCACAGATCTCGAAGCCCGCATCACCACCCTCGAAACTCGCCCACATATCGAGTGGGACACGAAGGACTTCGATGACGCGGTTGTCACACGTCCGGACGGCCCAGACTACCCGATTGGGAGAGCATTTGCAACCCGGCCGCAGCACGACGAGATCGAGCGTGACATCGACGCGATCCTCGACCGTCTTGACGATGGCGAGGTCACCACACGCCAGCAGGACACGCGACTGAACGTCGCTCCCGAGACACCACTGGAGGAGCTGTGCGCCTGTCCCGACACCATCCAACAGCAGGCCACGGAGAAAGTCGACATCTACCGAGCTGTCACGTTCGCCGAGGAACTGTACAATCGGAGTAGCCAGACCCCCTACGACAACAAGCGCATGGTTCGAGCCTCAGACCTCTCGCGATGGCTCGCGACTCACACCGACTGCAAGACGAACGCTGCGGGTGACCGTGCTCACGGCCAGACGATCACGCGTGTAATCCAAGCACTCGACGAGTTCGGGAAAGACGGAATCGATGTTGAACGTGACGGTGGGCGCGGCGCGGAACGGCGTGTGATGATCGACGCCGAACTCGCGGACCGCTGTCAGCAGTACGGATCAGCCACGATGGAGGCGACGATCGTGAACGAATTGAACGCCGTCGACGCCGAGCATCACGAGCCGGTGAGTGGGTAG